The Deinococcus carri genome includes a window with the following:
- a CDS encoding DEAD/DEAH box helicase family protein — protein sequence MVFPLRLDRGTLVMREVPPALEALFVWDARSQSYRAPGMRYREIMETARAANLGLRDEAAAFSKLDLSFSRDIEPYRHQKEGLAAWKRASRRGVVVLPTGGGKTLVAQLAMRDTPRSTLICVPTLDLLHQWYAGLLAAFPDANVGVLGGGSKDDTPVLVSTYDSAAIYAEDLAGRYGLLICDECHHLPAPFKRAIAEMSLAPYRLGLSATLGRSDGREADLDELLGPVVYTAQPEDLAGQSLAAYREVIIRVRLSQHEQQRYDECIRLRNDFLRRSGIKLGSLDGWRQFILSSGTPQGRAAMLAHREARGLAYGTEGKLSVLEEIFANHPAERTLVFSDDNATAYRVGQAFLVPVITHQTPVKERHKLLERFRDGTYRVLATSRVLNEGVDVPEASVAVVLSGTATEREYIQRLGRILRKAQDKKAVLYEIITEGTSEERVSQQRRGQWQPGQRVETSVWEDLNAPH from the coding sequence ATGGTTTTCCCCCTGCGCCTGGACCGGGGCACGCTGGTGATGCGCGAGGTGCCTCCAGCGCTGGAGGCCCTCTTCGTGTGGGATGCACGCAGCCAGTCGTACCGCGCCCCCGGCATGCGCTACCGCGAGATCATGGAGACGGCACGGGCCGCGAATCTGGGCCTGCGCGACGAGGCGGCGGCCTTCTCGAAGCTCGATCTCAGCTTCTCACGCGACATCGAGCCGTACCGCCACCAGAAGGAGGGTCTGGCCGCCTGGAAGCGGGCCAGTCGCCGGGGAGTGGTGGTGTTGCCAACCGGAGGTGGGAAAACGCTGGTCGCGCAGCTCGCTATGCGGGACACGCCCAGGAGTACCCTCATCTGCGTGCCGACGCTGGACCTGCTGCACCAGTGGTATGCCGGTCTGCTCGCGGCCTTCCCCGACGCCAACGTGGGTGTGTTGGGGGGCGGGAGCAAGGACGACACGCCGGTCCTGGTCAGCACCTATGACTCAGCCGCCATCTATGCCGAGGACCTGGCCGGGCGGTACGGGCTGCTGATCTGTGACGAGTGCCATCACCTGCCCGCCCCCTTCAAGCGGGCCATCGCGGAGATGAGCCTGGCTCCTTACCGCCTGGGCCTCTCGGCCACCCTGGGGCGCAGTGACGGGCGGGAAGCGGACCTGGACGAGCTGCTGGGGCCGGTCGTGTACACGGCACAGCCCGAAGATTTAGCGGGGCAGAGCCTGGCGGCGTACCGCGAGGTCATCATCCGCGTGCGCCTCAGCCAGCACGAGCAGCAGCGCTACGACGAGTGCATCCGGCTCAGGAACGATTTCCTGCGGCGCTCCGGGATCAAGTTGGGGAGTCTCGACGGCTGGCGGCAATTCATCCTGTCCAGCGGCACCCCGCAGGGCCGCGCGGCGATGCTGGCCCACCGGGAGGCGCGCGGCCTCGCCTATGGGACGGAAGGCAAATTAAGTGTACTGGAGGAGATTTTTGCCAACCACCCCGCCGAGCGTACGCTGGTCTTCAGCGACGACAACGCCACCGCGTACCGCGTCGGTCAGGCGTTCCTGGTACCGGTGATTACCCATCAGACACCGGTGAAGGAGCGCCACAAGCTGCTGGAGCGGTTCAGGGACGGCACCTACCGCGTGCTGGCGACCAGCCGGGTGCTGAACGAGGGTGTGGATGTGCCTGAGGCATCCGTCGCGGTCGTTCTCTCCGGCACCGCCACCGAACGCGAGTACATTCAGCGGCTGGGGCGGATTCTCAGGAAGGCGCAGGACAAGAAAGCGGTGCTGTACGAGATCATCACCGAGGGCACCAGCGAGGAGCGGGTCAGTCAGCAGCGCCGGGGTCAGTGGCAGCCGGGACAGCGGGTGGAAACCTCTGTGTGGGAGGACCTGAATGCTCCCCACTGA
- a CDS encoding DUF790 family protein — protein sequence MLPTELLMFRVKADVVEPKRLKPTTNNLKLAETLIRTSEDNVGKRRADLDEDLRALEAGRPDFKVVRGLAHLLVNGSSTLAYRS from the coding sequence ATGCTCCCCACTGAACTGCTGATGTTCCGGGTGAAGGCGGACGTGGTCGAGCCGAAGCGCCTCAAACCCACGACGAATAACCTCAAGCTCGCGGAGACGCTGATCCGCACCTCCGAGGACAACGTGGGGAAGCGGCGGGCCGACCTCGATGAGGATCTCCGAGCGCTGGAGGCCGGGCGGCCCGACTTCAAGGTGGTCCGGGGGTTGGCGCACCTGCTGGTGAACGGGTCCAGCACCTTAGCCTACCGGAGTTAA
- a CDS encoding eCIS core domain-containing protein — MTFDTKKKAASVVSAFTPPTLHQQVQRQPVEQALTRMAEQVSAVPAVPFTTTNSRSVSAVVQRTRMAPALTAADLLIAEQAILQRVASEVQASEVAVSASRQALAERGLRPESAAILQRRAPKSLPTPPVLTALQRQAVTHTAQQAVTAAFTRDARYLPGAVRAELALDALQRAVQQGADSDVLQARLSEVAKTPQDQAAVQRAVTLQRQQEAREAQVRDGHALQVAHLGLQRQLDEALARHTEANLGTVTQRVQARQGGGEPLPSAVQRHLEAGLNADLSRVRVHTDEEATKLAAGVQAEAFTSGQDIYFAANRYDPTSESGLKLLAHETTHTVQQAQGKVAPGLDPDAGLEAQAQEMGERLASLAPSPQAATPDGPQASGPASTRGALQRASSPAVQRKTAPPTAAALVEALHKPGSGEAVITTALSHDLPEAFWTKVMALGSQNYGRDWSDAALKKLPAPLKAKLTLALLGGEQELTYAAFINQLAYLVYSNDPSLNDAKQISGQAGKKAQGILQAAGYQAHPTIHGYWGFQMRVFTPIKGHPKPIGRKTIVAFRGTEGIKFLPKAYEQASKEPRFAKSNESGLDTMTDLAAYHTGYSQYEANEKQIIGPALKAYGADLVATGHSLGGALAQITVVKNPNRFSEVYTFQGANIKKSDVEKLAAMQKVKARYYRVTGDSVPSSGEKGIPGQVYEFDRKAGTGGINVGATWRRVWKDTGEKTESPDASDGHNSPILLEVLQDLQGQGLAKNALAQNLVKNGSQDPNELAGFDAIMPLIRTVPSSLDTTPGKEGLKQAVTGSLFVPQFRTTYENNVVYNLLLEQILPRLQKMTVQAMGQPRKLIGELTLLSTQIPQFKVTHTVQSLQMLDVILKQPEAKLYQALEAYRTGIKASANQSISVYNAPTLREMEYQYERFLAYKQRFLKLDIPQKVFDENRNRLMQLRHLLDLWYSAHPAADGLYSSALGLLPQHR, encoded by the coding sequence ATGACCTTTGACACCAAGAAGAAAGCCGCGAGCGTCGTGTCTGCCTTCACCCCGCCGACCCTGCATCAACAGGTGCAGAGGCAGCCGGTCGAACAGGCACTGACCCGAATGGCAGAACAGGTGTCCGCAGTTCCCGCTGTCCCCTTCACGACCACCAACTCGCGCTCGGTGTCCGCGGTCGTGCAGCGTACCCGAATGGCTCCAGCCCTCACCGCCGCCGACCTGCTCATTGCCGAGCAGGCCATTCTTCAGCGGGTGGCCAGCGAGGTGCAGGCGAGCGAGGTGGCGGTTTCGGCCTCGCGCCAGGCCCTGGCAGAGCGGGGCCTTCGCCCGGAATCCGCCGCCATCCTCCAGCGGCGCGCTCCCAAATCCCTGCCCACGCCCCCTGTCCTGACGGCTCTCCAGCGTCAGGCGGTCACGCACACCGCCCAGCAGGCCGTGACGGCGGCCTTCACCCGTGACGCCCGGTACCTCCCCGGGGCGGTCCGGGCAGAGCTGGCCCTGGATGCCCTCCAGCGTGCCGTGCAGCAGGGGGCCGACAGCGACGTTCTGCAGGCCCGGCTGTCGGAAGTGGCGAAGACACCTCAGGATCAGGCCGCCGTGCAGCGGGCCGTCACCCTGCAACGCCAGCAGGAAGCGAGGGAAGCGCAGGTCCGGGACGGGCACGCTCTTCAGGTCGCGCATCTCGGCTTACAACGGCAACTGGACGAGGCCCTGGCGCGACATACGGAAGCGAACCTCGGCACGGTCACCCAGCGTGTGCAGGCTCGCCAGGGAGGCGGTGAACCACTGCCGTCTGCCGTGCAGCGCCATCTGGAGGCGGGCCTCAACGCTGACCTCAGCCGGGTACGGGTGCATACTGACGAGGAAGCGACCAAGCTCGCGGCGGGTGTGCAGGCTGAGGCGTTCACGAGTGGGCAGGACATCTACTTCGCGGCGAACCGGTATGACCCGACCAGCGAGAGTGGGCTCAAACTGCTGGCGCACGAGACGACCCATACCGTCCAGCAGGCGCAAGGCAAGGTCGCGCCAGGCCTCGATCCCGATGCCGGTCTGGAGGCGCAGGCCCAGGAGATGGGGGAACGTCTGGCCTCCCTGGCCCCCTCTCCTCAAGCAGCCACCCCTGACGGACCACAGGCCAGTGGCCCTGCCTCCACTCGCGGTGCGTTGCAACGCGCCTCTTCCCCAGCGGTTCAGCGGAAGACAGCTCCACCCACGGCGGCTGCCTTGGTTGAAGCGCTGCACAAGCCGGGTTCTGGAGAGGCCGTCATCACCACCGCCCTCAGCCACGATCTTCCAGAAGCGTTCTGGACGAAGGTCATGGCCCTGGGCAGCCAGAACTATGGCCGGGACTGGTCGGATGCCGCATTGAAAAAGCTCCCTGCCCCTCTGAAGGCGAAGCTAACCCTGGCCTTGCTGGGTGGAGAACAGGAGCTGACCTATGCCGCATTTATCAACCAGCTCGCGTACCTCGTCTACAGCAACGACCCGTCCCTGAACGACGCGAAGCAGATTTCAGGCCAGGCCGGGAAGAAGGCCCAGGGCATTCTGCAGGCTGCCGGCTACCAGGCACATCCCACCATCCACGGCTACTGGGGCTTCCAGATGCGGGTGTTCACGCCCATCAAGGGGCATCCCAAGCCGATCGGTAGGAAGACGATCGTAGCCTTCCGGGGCACCGAGGGCATCAAGTTCCTCCCCAAGGCCTACGAGCAGGCCAGCAAGGAGCCCAGGTTCGCCAAGAGCAATGAGAGCGGCCTGGACACCATGACCGACCTCGCGGCCTATCACACGGGCTACTCCCAGTACGAGGCGAACGAGAAACAGATCATCGGACCGGCCCTGAAAGCCTACGGCGCCGACCTGGTTGCCACCGGACACTCACTCGGGGGTGCCCTGGCGCAGATCACGGTGGTGAAGAACCCCAACCGCTTCAGCGAGGTGTACACCTTCCAGGGTGCGAACATCAAAAAGAGCGACGTGGAGAAGCTCGCGGCCATGCAGAAGGTCAAGGCGCGGTACTACCGCGTCACGGGCGATTCGGTGCCGTCATCCGGTGAGAAGGGAATTCCGGGTCAGGTGTACGAGTTCGACCGGAAGGCGGGGACGGGGGGCATCAACGTCGGTGCCACCTGGCGGCGTGTCTGGAAGGACACGGGTGAGAAGACCGAGTCCCCGGATGCGTCCGATGGCCACAACTCGCCCATCCTGCTGGAGGTGCTGCAGGACCTGCAGGGGCAGGGGTTGGCGAAGAATGCCCTGGCGCAAAACCTGGTGAAGAACGGCTCGCAGGATCCCAACGAACTGGCAGGCTTTGACGCCATCATGCCGCTGATCCGGACGGTGCCGTCATCGCTCGACACCACCCCAGGCAAGGAGGGACTCAAGCAGGCCGTGACGGGTTCGCTCTTCGTGCCGCAGTTCCGCACGACATACGAGAACAACGTCGTCTATAACCTGCTGCTCGAACAAATCCTGCCCCGGTTGCAGAAGATGACGGTGCAGGCCATGGGCCAGCCCAGGAAGCTTATCGGGGAGTTGACCCTCTTGAGTACACAGATCCCGCAGTTTAAGGTGACCCACACGGTGCAGTCACTCCAGATGCTCGACGTGATCCTCAAGCAGCCAGAGGCAAAGCTGTACCAGGCGCTCGAAGCGTACCGAACCGGGATAAAGGCCAGTGCCAACCAGTCCATCAGTGTCTATAACGCGCCGACGCTGCGCGAGATGGAGTACCAATACGAGCGGTTCCTGGCCTATAAGCAGCGGTTTCTCAAGCTGGATATTCCGCAGAAGGTGTTTGACGAAAACCGCAACCGTCTTATGCAACTGCGCCACCTGCTTGATCTCTGGTATTCCGCTCATCCTGCAGCGGATGGCCTTTACTCCTCTGCCCTCGGGCTGCTGCCACAACACCGGTGA
- a CDS encoding tyrosine-type recombinase/integrase, whose product MHPTDFQRAADQFLMGLKRSAVTLRAYGADLTHLQRWLQANGRKLDAVALEAYFAAHSWAASTQNRKQTAIERFCRWGRQHGRLDLDPTLHLERPPIPPPHPRGLRREDLERIFAAIPAHQRRDALLFRLVFKTGLRISEALNIHLDDLDLAKGDEHMTVLGKGGQRRTVLLDDPKLVNALRKYLRSLDYEHGPLFQAQKNGRGGPLRYQSVQERWQQYAAQAGVPCTLHQLRHSHATELVNGGVSLGTIHKRLGHRHIQTTLRYAEVSDASADAEVRKWRRTRK is encoded by the coding sequence ATGCACCCGACTGACTTCCAGAGGGCTGCCGACCAGTTCCTCATGGGGCTGAAACGCAGCGCGGTCACCCTCCGAGCTTACGGGGCTGACCTGACCCACCTCCAGCGGTGGCTCCAGGCGAACGGCAGGAAATTGGATGCGGTAGCGCTGGAAGCGTATTTTGCAGCCCACTCGTGGGCTGCTTCCACCCAGAATCGCAAACAGACGGCCATCGAACGGTTCTGCCGCTGGGGAAGGCAGCACGGGCGATTGGACCTTGACCCGACGCTCCACCTGGAGCGCCCTCCCATTCCACCACCGCACCCGCGAGGACTGCGCCGGGAGGACCTTGAGCGCATCTTCGCGGCCATTCCAGCACATCAGAGACGCGACGCCTTGCTGTTCCGCCTGGTCTTTAAGACGGGTCTGCGAATCAGTGAGGCCCTGAATATCCATCTGGATGACCTCGATCTTGCCAAAGGCGACGAACACATGACGGTGCTGGGGAAAGGGGGGCAGCGCCGGACAGTACTGCTCGATGACCCCAAGCTGGTCAATGCGCTGCGGAAGTACCTGCGCTCACTGGATTACGAGCATGGGCCGCTATTTCAGGCCCAGAAGAACGGGCGCGGTGGGCCATTGCGGTATCAGAGTGTGCAGGAGCGCTGGCAGCAGTACGCGGCTCAGGCAGGTGTGCCCTGCACCCTGCACCAGTTGCGCCACAGCCACGCGACGGAGCTGGTCAATGGGGGCGTCAGCCTAGGAACGATCCACAAGAGGCTGGGGCACCGCCACATTCAGACCACCTTACGCTACGCCGAGGTGAGTGACGCCTCAGCCGACGCAGAAGTTCGAAAATGGCGTCGGACTCGAAAGTAA
- a CDS encoding ArsR/SmtB family transcription factor codes for MERLPEAYGLAAVGQLLAEPMRWSVLLALADGQALPAGELAQIAGVQPSTLSDHLKQLLKAEFLVFTRLVVIVTTP; via the coding sequence ATGGAACGACTTCCAGAGGCATATGGTCTGGCCGCAGTGGGACAGCTTCTGGCTGAACCTATGCGCTGGTCAGTGCTCCTGGCCCTTGCAGACGGGCAGGCGCTGCCTGCCGGAGAACTGGCCCAGATTGCAGGTGTACAACCCTCGACGCTGAGTGACCATCTGAAACAGTTGCTTAAAGCTGAGTTTCTTGTGTTCACCAGATTGGTCGTCATCGTTACTACACCCTGA